The Microbacterium sp. KUDC0406 genome includes a window with the following:
- a CDS encoding hemolysin family protein, whose amino-acid sequence MIAGFLLAAAVILVAFGGLMAAVDAAFSVSSRSDLEEMAEEGRNASALARIAEDPDAHVNSVAFMRVLSETTAAVLVTVALVQTLPNDWWAMLAAAVLMTGITFVLVGASPRSFGRHHADGLLRLWAPVVHGVRVVLGPLAQGLVSLGRRVTPGGGRSSFASEEQLLSMVDEAASNDLIEEDDRDLIHSVFDFTDQFVRAVMVPRTEMVAVDATATTTEAMDLFLSKGVSRMPVVDDDADDVVGVLYLKDLVQFAYRDESAWRGAPVRPIARPATFVPESMRAETLLQQMKRDAVHVCLVIDEHGGISGLVTLEDLIEELVGEISDEYDRGPAEIVELGGGRYRVNSRLSLEDVGDLFELELEDEDVDSIGGLLGKALGQVPQPGAMAVVDGLVLTGGASRGRGRGIATVFVERAPEEESEDE is encoded by the coding sequence ATGATCGCGGGATTCCTGCTCGCCGCCGCCGTGATCCTGGTCGCGTTCGGCGGCCTGATGGCAGCAGTCGACGCGGCTTTCTCGGTGAGCTCGCGCAGCGACCTCGAGGAGATGGCCGAGGAGGGGCGCAACGCGTCCGCGCTGGCGAGGATCGCCGAGGATCCGGACGCGCACGTGAACTCCGTCGCGTTCATGCGCGTGCTCTCCGAGACCACCGCGGCGGTGCTCGTGACCGTCGCGCTCGTGCAGACGCTGCCGAACGACTGGTGGGCGATGCTCGCCGCCGCCGTGCTGATGACCGGGATCACCTTCGTGCTGGTCGGGGCGAGTCCCCGATCGTTCGGGCGGCACCACGCGGATGGCCTGCTGCGGCTCTGGGCTCCGGTCGTGCATGGCGTGCGGGTGGTGCTCGGGCCGCTCGCGCAGGGCCTCGTCTCGCTCGGCCGCCGGGTCACCCCCGGTGGCGGGCGCAGCTCGTTCGCCTCTGAGGAGCAGCTGTTGAGCATGGTCGACGAGGCGGCGTCCAACGACCTCATCGAGGAGGACGACCGCGACCTGATCCACTCGGTGTTCGACTTCACCGACCAGTTCGTGCGCGCCGTCATGGTGCCCCGCACCGAGATGGTCGCGGTGGACGCCACCGCGACGACGACCGAGGCGATGGACCTGTTCCTGTCGAAGGGCGTCTCACGGATGCCGGTGGTCGACGATGACGCCGACGACGTGGTGGGCGTGCTCTACCTGAAAGACCTGGTGCAGTTCGCCTACCGCGACGAGAGCGCGTGGCGCGGTGCGCCGGTGCGCCCGATCGCCCGCCCGGCGACGTTCGTGCCCGAGTCGATGCGCGCGGAGACGCTGCTGCAGCAGATGAAGCGCGACGCGGTGCACGTGTGCCTGGTGATCGACGAGCACGGCGGGATCTCGGGCCTGGTCACGCTGGAGGACCTCATCGAGGAGCTGGTCGGAGAGATCTCCGACGAGTACGACCGCGGCCCGGCCGAGATCGTCGAGCTCGGCGGCGGCCGGTACCGGGTGAACTCCCGGCTCTCGCTGGAGGACGTCGGCGACCTGTTCGAGCTCGAGCTCGAGGATGAGGACGTCGACTCGATCGGCGGCCTGCTCGGCAAGGCGCTCGGTCAGGTGCCGCAGCCGGGGGCCATGGCCGTCGTCGACGGCCTGGTGCTCACGGGTGGCGCGTCGCGCGGACGCGGCAGAGGTATCGCTACGGTGTTCGTGGAGCGCGCGCCGGAGGAGGAGTCGGAAGATGAGTGA
- the era gene encoding GTPase Era: MSEDKHSGFVTFVGRPNVGKSTLTNALVGEKIAITSEKPQTTRRAIRGIVNRPGGQLVIVDTPGIHKPRTLLGERLNDLVEQVLGDVDVIGFCVPATEKVGPGDRRIAASLDGYPRAKKIAIVTKTDAAERDEITERLIEVDSLREDWSAVIPLSSVANDQLDVLADEVLALMPTGPALYEDGVVTDESLEDRVAEIIREAALEGVRDELPHSIAVVIDDIAPREDSDLTDVHASIVVERDSQKAIIIGRKGSRLRDVGARARAQIEPLLGTRVFLGLHVKVAKEWQRDPKQLGKLGF, translated from the coding sequence ATGAGTGAAGACAAGCACAGCGGATTCGTCACGTTCGTGGGGCGCCCGAACGTGGGCAAGTCCACGCTGACCAACGCTCTGGTGGGCGAGAAGATCGCCATCACCAGCGAGAAGCCGCAGACCACGAGGCGCGCCATCCGCGGCATCGTGAACCGGCCCGGCGGGCAGCTCGTGATCGTGGACACCCCCGGCATCCACAAGCCGCGCACGCTGCTCGGCGAGCGGTTGAACGACCTTGTGGAGCAGGTTCTCGGTGACGTCGACGTGATCGGCTTCTGCGTGCCCGCGACCGAGAAGGTCGGCCCGGGCGACCGTCGTATCGCGGCATCGCTGGACGGCTACCCCCGCGCGAAGAAGATCGCGATCGTCACCAAGACGGATGCCGCGGAGCGCGACGAGATCACGGAGCGTCTCATCGAGGTGGACTCGTTGCGCGAGGACTGGTCCGCGGTCATCCCGCTCTCGTCGGTCGCGAACGACCAGCTCGATGTCCTCGCCGACGAGGTGCTCGCGCTGATGCCCACCGGCCCCGCGCTGTACGAGGACGGCGTCGTCACCGACGAGTCGCTCGAAGACCGGGTGGCGGAGATCATCCGTGAGGCGGCTCTGGAGGGCGTGCGTGACGAGTTGCCGCACTCCATCGCCGTGGTGATCGACGACATCGCACCGCGCGAGGACAGCGACCTCACCGACGTGCACGCGTCGATCGTGGTCGAGCGTGACAGCCAGAAGGCGATCATCATCGGCCGGAAGGGCTCGCGCCTTCGCGACGTCGGCGCACGCGCCAGGGCGCAGATCGAGCCGCTGCTCGGCACCCGCGTGTTCCTCGGCCTGCACGTGAAGGTCGCCAAGGAGTGGCAGCGCGACCCCAAGCAGCTCGGCAAGCTCGGGTTCTGA
- a CDS encoding DUF2207 domain-containing protein: MRLRTLLRTVLVAGFLTVLAAAGLPASVAHADVDDFDYSSWDSQFDIGLDDEGRALMHVTETVVAEFPQTDQNRGIVRGLAEMYGDAPLYPTVISVTDGKGEDVPFETDSDDDVLFVSIDDDTYKHGATTYVIEYTMRDVFHAPDDADIDEFYWDLLPLDSTQDIARFTGSIRFDGSLTAASAGDPSCYQGGYGSTQRCDLVEQDGVYTVTATDLPAREGVTVAFPFEPGTVTPSPALRPDPVTDVVPYGVVGAGVLLSGAGLLSVGLMKRRHREQGRGIVVAQYEVPSDLPPLLASEIAGGRSKAIPAQIVHLAVRGALRIEDGEKKPRLTLVTGEGTADPLDAAALTALFPKLKPGKTIDLATPSSKLATRLSKLPGTASTAARERGLAARKRSVVGLVCGLLAILAALVAIALTIPGLVVQRPAAIIAFVLSILVGVAVIVNAVVLMRKKTVLTRQGAEVREHLLGVSEYIRLAEADRVRMLQSYQGAERRDDGGVDVIVLYERLLPYAMLFGLEKDWARVLEVQYQQRSYVPAWYTGYAYGMLGSSLSRMGSSLSATAVATSSSTSSGSFGGGFSGGGGGGGFSGGR, encoded by the coding sequence ATGCGTCTCCGCACCCTCCTCCGCACCGTTCTGGTCGCCGGGTTCCTCACCGTCCTCGCGGCGGCGGGCCTACCGGCGTCCGTCGCTCACGCCGACGTGGACGACTTCGACTACTCGTCCTGGGACTCGCAGTTCGATATCGGCCTGGACGACGAGGGACGGGCACTGATGCATGTCACAGAGACCGTCGTCGCGGAGTTTCCGCAGACCGACCAGAACCGCGGCATCGTGCGCGGCCTCGCCGAGATGTACGGCGATGCGCCGCTGTATCCGACCGTGATCTCGGTCACCGACGGCAAGGGCGAGGACGTGCCCTTCGAGACCGACTCCGACGACGACGTGCTGTTCGTGTCGATCGACGACGACACGTACAAGCACGGCGCCACGACGTACGTGATCGAGTACACGATGCGCGACGTCTTCCACGCACCGGATGACGCGGACATCGACGAGTTCTACTGGGATCTGCTGCCGCTCGACTCCACGCAGGACATCGCACGGTTCACCGGCAGCATCCGATTCGACGGCAGCCTGACTGCAGCGAGTGCGGGCGATCCGAGCTGCTACCAGGGCGGCTACGGCTCGACGCAGAGGTGCGACCTCGTCGAGCAGGACGGCGTCTACACCGTGACGGCCACCGATCTGCCGGCCCGTGAGGGCGTCACGGTGGCCTTCCCCTTCGAGCCCGGCACGGTCACCCCCTCGCCCGCGCTGCGGCCCGACCCGGTCACCGACGTGGTGCCCTACGGCGTCGTCGGCGCCGGCGTGCTGCTCAGTGGCGCGGGCCTGCTGTCCGTCGGCCTCATGAAGCGCCGGCATCGCGAGCAGGGCCGCGGGATCGTGGTCGCGCAGTACGAGGTGCCGTCCGACCTGCCCCCGCTGCTCGCCTCCGAGATCGCGGGCGGCCGCTCGAAGGCGATTCCGGCCCAGATCGTGCACCTGGCCGTGCGCGGCGCGCTGCGCATCGAGGACGGCGAGAAGAAGCCGAGACTCACCCTCGTCACCGGCGAGGGCACCGCGGACCCGCTGGACGCGGCCGCGCTGACAGCCCTCTTCCCAAAGCTCAAGCCCGGTAAGACGATCGACCTCGCGACGCCCAGCAGCAAACTCGCCACCCGCCTGTCGAAGCTGCCCGGGACGGCGAGCACCGCGGCGCGCGAGCGCGGGCTGGCCGCACGGAAGCGCTCCGTCGTCGGACTGGTGTGCGGCCTCCTCGCGATCCTCGCCGCACTCGTCGCGATCGCGCTCACGATCCCCGGTCTCGTCGTGCAGCGGCCGGCCGCGATCATCGCCTTCGTGCTCAGCATCCTCGTCGGCGTGGCGGTGATCGTCAACGCCGTCGTACTGATGCGGAAGAAGACCGTCCTCACGAGGCAGGGCGCGGAGGTTCGAGAGCACCTGCTCGGCGTTAGCGAATACATCCGACTCGCCGAGGCTGATCGCGTGCGGATGCTGCAGTCGTACCAGGGCGCGGAGCGCCGCGACGACGGTGGTGTGGACGTCATCGTGCTGTACGAGCGACTGCTCCCCTACGCGATGCTGTTCGGCCTGGAGAAGGACTGGGCCAGAGTCCTCGAGGTGCAGTACCAGCAGCGCAGCTACGTGCCGGCCTGGTACACCGGGTACGCGTACGGCATGCTCGGCTCTTCGCTGTCGCGGATGGGCTCTTCGCTGAGCGCGACCGCGGTGGCCACGTCGTCGTCGACATCGAGCGGCTCGTTCGGCGGCGGCTTCTCGGGCGGAGGGGGCGGGGGCGGGTTCTCCGGCGGGCGCTGA
- a CDS encoding alcohol dehydrogenase catalytic domain-containing protein gives MAWHWIAPQWGSPENWRFEEYEPAAPGSGEVTIRVRAAGVNPADAKHVATARPGTELPAAIGYEVSGELAAVGPDTRIGSGGAAVGDEVIAFRINGGYATEVTVPAEKVFRKPTTLSHPEAANLLLAGTTAAEMLAVTAAAEGRPCCCTARPVRWASASCSRPRIAASG, from the coding sequence ATGGCCTGGCACTGGATCGCCCCGCAGTGGGGCAGCCCCGAGAACTGGAGGTTCGAGGAGTACGAGCCTGCCGCCCCGGGAAGCGGTGAGGTCACGATCCGCGTTCGTGCGGCCGGCGTGAACCCCGCCGATGCCAAGCACGTCGCCACGGCCCGTCCCGGCACGGAGCTGCCCGCGGCGATCGGGTACGAGGTCTCCGGCGAGCTCGCGGCGGTGGGCCCGGACACCCGGATAGGCTCCGGTGGGGCCGCGGTGGGCGACGAGGTCATCGCGTTCCGGATCAACGGCGGCTACGCGACCGAGGTCACGGTGCCGGCCGAGAAGGTCTTCCGCAAGCCCACCACGCTCAGCCATCCTGAGGCGGCGAACCTGCTGCTGGCCGGCACCACGGCGGCGGAGATGCTCGCCGTGACCGCGGCAGCCGAGGGGAGACCGTGCTGCTGCACGGCGCGTCCGGTGCGGTGGGCGTCAGCGTCCTGCAGCAGGCCGCGCATCGCGGCATCCGGGTGA
- a CDS encoding zinc-binding dehydrogenase has product MLLHGASGAVGVSVLQQAAHRGIRVIGTAGARRADEVRRFGGLPVTYGDGLAGRVRAAMADAGIAAIDATLDAVGTTEAVDVSLELVPDRSRIVTIVAAGRARENGFRAIAGSLPDSTRFRDAARPRLIALAERGGLTVPVARTFPLAEAKEALRIVATGHPGGKLALIP; this is encoded by the coding sequence GTGCTGCTGCACGGCGCGTCCGGTGCGGTGGGCGTCAGCGTCCTGCAGCAGGCCGCGCATCGCGGCATCCGGGTGATCGGCACGGCCGGCGCGCGGCGCGCGGACGAGGTGCGCCGGTTCGGCGGCCTCCCGGTGACGTACGGCGACGGACTCGCGGGCCGGGTCCGTGCGGCGATGGCTGATGCCGGCATCGCCGCGATCGACGCGACGCTCGATGCCGTCGGCACCACGGAGGCCGTGGACGTGTCGCTCGAGCTGGTTCCGGATCGTTCCCGCATCGTCACCATCGTCGCAGCCGGCCGTGCGCGGGAGAACGGGTTCCGCGCGATCGCCGGATCGCTGCCGGACAGTACGCGGTTCCGGGACGCCGCGCGACCGCGCCTGATCGCCCTCGCGGAGCGCGGTGGTCTGACCGTGCCCGTGGCACGCACCTTCCCGCTCGCCGAGGCGAAGGAAGCCCTGCGGATCGTCGCGACCGGCCACCCCGGCGGAAAGCTCGCGCTCATCCCCTGA
- the leuA gene encoding 2-isopropylmalate synthase encodes MKNNQKPSAMPVRKYRPFHEQIRVELADRTWPSKRITEAPRWCAVDLRDGNQALIDPMSPERKRVMFELLVSMGYKEIEVGFPSASQTDFDFVRQLIEEDLIPEDVTIQVLTQCREHLIERTYEAIAGAKQAIVHFYNSTSVLQREVVFRSDREGVEQIALEGARLCREFEKRIPDTEVYYEYSPESYTGTELEYAVEVCNAVIEVLQPTPDRKVIINLPATVEMATPNVYADSIEWMHRHLAQRENVILSLHPHNDRGTAIAAAELGYMAGADRIEGCLFGNGERTGNVDLVALGVNLFTQGIDPQIDFSDIDQVKRTVEYCNQLPVPERSPWAGDLVFTAFSGSHQDAIKKGFEAMAAKAEEQGVSIDEIEWGVPYLPVDPKDLGRSYEAVIRVNSQSGKGGVAYLLKTDHAIDLPRKLQIEFSGVVQAKTDAEGGEVTSEQIWKIFNDEYLPADDAAQKWGRFELLGTQTRSDMSGEVVLDVVLRDGEERLEASGQGNGPIAAFIEVLRERGTEITLYDYVEHTLSTGGDAQAAAYIELQVDEQRLWGVGIDGDISTASLKAIVSCVNRSVRTRLSELVGA; translated from the coding sequence ATGAAGAACAACCAGAAGCCCTCCGCGATGCCGGTTCGCAAGTACCGGCCCTTCCACGAGCAGATCCGTGTCGAGCTGGCAGACCGCACCTGGCCCTCGAAGCGCATCACCGAGGCGCCGCGCTGGTGCGCGGTCGACCTGCGCGACGGCAACCAGGCGCTCATCGACCCGATGTCGCCCGAGCGCAAACGCGTCATGTTCGAGCTGCTCGTGAGCATGGGCTACAAGGAGATCGAGGTCGGTTTCCCCTCGGCGAGTCAGACCGACTTCGACTTCGTGCGCCAGCTGATCGAAGAGGACCTGATCCCCGAGGACGTCACCATCCAGGTGCTGACGCAGTGCCGCGAGCATCTGATCGAGCGCACCTATGAGGCGATCGCCGGCGCCAAGCAGGCGATCGTGCACTTCTACAACTCCACCAGCGTGCTGCAGCGCGAGGTCGTGTTCCGCTCCGACCGCGAGGGCGTCGAGCAGATCGCGCTGGAGGGTGCTCGCCTGTGCCGCGAGTTCGAGAAGCGCATCCCCGACACCGAGGTGTACTACGAATACTCCCCGGAGAGCTACACCGGCACCGAGCTGGAGTACGCCGTCGAGGTCTGCAACGCCGTCATCGAGGTGCTCCAGCCCACCCCCGACCGCAAGGTGATCATCAACCTGCCGGCGACCGTCGAGATGGCGACGCCGAACGTCTACGCCGACTCGATCGAGTGGATGCACCGGCACCTGGCGCAGCGCGAGAACGTCATCCTGTCGCTGCATCCGCACAACGACCGCGGCACCGCGATCGCGGCCGCCGAACTGGGCTACATGGCCGGGGCCGACCGCATCGAGGGCTGCCTGTTCGGCAACGGCGAGCGCACGGGGAACGTCGACCTGGTGGCCCTTGGCGTCAACCTGTTCACGCAGGGAATCGACCCGCAGATCGACTTCAGCGACATCGACCAGGTCAAGCGCACCGTCGAGTACTGCAACCAGCTGCCGGTGCCTGAGCGCAGCCCGTGGGCGGGCGACCTCGTCTTCACCGCCTTCAGCGGGTCGCACCAGGATGCGATCAAGAAGGGCTTCGAGGCGATGGCCGCGAAGGCCGAGGAGCAGGGAGTCTCGATCGACGAGATCGAGTGGGGCGTGCCCTACCTGCCCGTCGACCCGAAGGACCTGGGCCGCTCGTACGAGGCGGTCATCCGGGTCAACTCGCAGTCCGGCAAGGGCGGCGTCGCCTATCTGCTGAAGACCGACCACGCCATCGACCTGCCGCGCAAGCTGCAGATCGAGTTCTCCGGCGTCGTGCAGGCGAAGACCGACGCCGAGGGCGGCGAGGTCACCAGTGAGCAGATCTGGAAGATCTTCAACGACGAGTACCTGCCCGCCGACGACGCCGCACAGAAGTGGGGCCGCTTCGAGCTGCTCGGCACACAGACCCGCAGCGACATGTCCGGCGAGGTCGTGCTCGACGTCGTGCTGCGCGACGGCGAGGAGCGCCTCGAGGCGAGCGGTCAGGGCAACGGCCCGATCGCGGCGTTCATCGAGGTGCTGCGCGAGCGCGGCACCGAGATCACGCTCTACGACTACGTCGAGCACACACTGTCCACGGGCGGCGACGCGCAGGCCGCGGCCTACATCGAGCTGCAGGTCGACGAGCAGCGGCTCTGGGGCGTCGGCATCGACGGCGACATCTCCACCGCGTCGCTCAAGGCCATCGTCTCGTGCGTGAACCGCTCGGTGCGCACGCGTCTGAGCGAGCTCGTCGGGGCCTGA
- a CDS encoding trimeric intracellular cation channel family protein produces MTEPLFTIPLWADLLGVGLGGIQGAMFASGFQGQRRLDLLGVAIIGIMIGMGGGLIRDLMLGLPPATLQSDWYLITAAGAALIGMLLAGVFNRLNGVIVGLDALVIGMFGAFGTSKAIGLGVPPVPAVFIGVCAAVGGGVLRDVLMGLPVAIMHVGSLYAVAAGVGCTFIVVAHGLGMNITVAAVLCIVLTAIIRVLAVVFDLSLPEQRRLYRRKVATETGMIPIIKP; encoded by the coding sequence GTGACCGAACCGCTCTTCACCATCCCGCTCTGGGCCGACCTGCTCGGGGTCGGGCTCGGCGGCATCCAGGGTGCGATGTTCGCGTCGGGGTTCCAAGGCCAGCGTCGCCTCGATCTGCTCGGCGTCGCGATCATCGGCATCATGATCGGCATGGGCGGCGGTCTCATCCGCGACCTCATGCTGGGACTGCCGCCGGCGACGCTGCAGAGCGACTGGTATCTGATCACGGCCGCCGGTGCGGCGCTGATCGGGATGCTGCTGGCCGGGGTGTTCAACCGGCTGAACGGGGTGATCGTCGGACTGGACGCCCTGGTCATCGGCATGTTCGGCGCCTTCGGCACCAGCAAGGCGATCGGCCTCGGGGTGCCGCCGGTGCCCGCGGTCTTCATCGGCGTCTGCGCCGCCGTCGGCGGCGGCGTGCTGCGCGACGTGCTGATGGGACTGCCCGTGGCCATCATGCACGTCGGCTCGCTCTACGCGGTCGCTGCGGGTGTCGGCTGCACGTTCATCGTCGTCGCGCACGGCCTCGGCATGAACATCACCGTCGCCGCCGTGCTGTGCATCGTGCTGACCGCCATCATCCGCGTGCTCGCCGTGGTCTTCGACCTGTCGCTGCCCGAGCAGCGACGCCTCTACCGCCGCAAGGTCGCCACCGAGACCGGGATGATCCCGATCATCAAGCCCTGA
- a CDS encoding isoprenyl transferase: MSPKPYTHKDAVPYRPLDWTGVHPPEFPAVPNHVAIVMDGNGRWANRRGLNRIEGHKAGEEVLLDVVAGAIQAGVKHLSVYAFSTENWARSPEEVRFLMGYNRDVLHRRRDQLNEWGVRVRWAGRKPRLWGSVIKELQYAEQLTRGNDVLTLTMCVNYGGRIELVDAMRSIAEDVKAGRMKPGAITEKAIRRHLYLPDMPDVDLFLRSSGEQRTSNFLLWHSAYAEMVFLDTLWPDFSREELWRAIGIYLSRDRRFGGAVDTPSGRPASDGR; this comes from the coding sequence GTGAGCCCGAAGCCGTACACCCACAAGGACGCCGTGCCGTATCGGCCGCTGGACTGGACCGGCGTGCATCCGCCGGAGTTCCCGGCCGTGCCGAACCATGTCGCGATCGTCATGGACGGCAACGGGCGCTGGGCGAACCGCCGCGGACTGAACCGCATCGAGGGTCACAAGGCCGGTGAAGAGGTGCTGCTCGACGTCGTCGCGGGTGCCATCCAGGCGGGCGTGAAGCACCTCTCGGTGTACGCGTTCTCGACCGAGAACTGGGCGCGCTCGCCCGAAGAGGTGCGGTTCCTGATGGGCTACAACCGCGACGTGCTGCACCGCCGTCGCGATCAGCTCAACGAGTGGGGCGTGCGGGTGCGCTGGGCAGGACGCAAGCCGCGGCTGTGGGGATCGGTGATCAAAGAGCTGCAGTACGCCGAGCAGCTCACCCGCGGCAACGACGTGCTCACGCTGACGATGTGCGTGAACTACGGCGGGCGGATCGAGCTGGTGGACGCCATGCGGTCGATCGCCGAAGACGTCAAGGCCGGGCGGATGAAGCCCGGCGCGATCACCGAGAAGGCGATCCGGCGGCACCTGTATCTGCCGGACATGCCCGACGTCGACCTGTTCCTGCGCAGCTCGGGAGAGCAGCGCACGTCGAACTTCCTGCTCTGGCACTCGGCCTACGCCGAGATGGTCTTCCTCGACACGCTCTGGCCGGACTTCTCGCGCGAGGAGCTCTGGCGCGCGATCGGCATCTACCTCTCCCGTGATCGCCGCTTCGGCGGCGCGGTGGACACTCCCTCCGGCCGCCCCGCGAGCGATGGTCGTTGA
- a CDS encoding DsbA family oxidoreductase, with translation MSEPISIDIWSDIACPWCYIGKRNLEAGLAATASDEDAPEVRVTFHSFELSPDTPVDFDGDEVDFLAGHKGMPREQVEQMLSHVTNVAAKAGLEYNFDRLQHTNTVKAHELLHHAKAHGLQHEMEERLMSAYFTEGRHVGRIDDLVALAAEVGLDAAEATSVLESSRYLDDVRADQAQARAYGINGVPFFVIDGKYGVSGAQPAEAFENVIRDVWSQRGAEPAEEAAS, from the coding sequence GTGAGCGAACCCATCTCGATCGACATCTGGTCCGACATCGCCTGCCCGTGGTGCTACATCGGCAAGCGCAATCTCGAAGCGGGCCTCGCGGCCACCGCGTCCGATGAGGACGCACCCGAGGTGCGGGTCACCTTTCACTCCTTCGAGCTCTCGCCCGACACGCCCGTCGACTTCGACGGCGACGAGGTCGACTTCCTCGCCGGGCACAAGGGCATGCCCCGCGAGCAGGTCGAGCAGATGCTCTCGCACGTGACGAACGTCGCCGCGAAGGCGGGCCTGGAGTACAACTTCGACAGACTGCAGCACACCAACACGGTGAAGGCGCACGAACTGCTGCACCACGCCAAGGCGCACGGGCTGCAGCACGAGATGGAGGAGCGGCTGATGTCCGCGTACTTCACCGAGGGCAGGCACGTCGGCCGCATCGACGACCTCGTCGCCCTCGCCGCCGAGGTCGGTCTCGACGCCGCCGAGGCGACGTCGGTCCTGGAATCGTCCCGGTACCTGGACGACGTGCGCGCCGACCAGGCGCAGGCCCGTGCCTACGGCATCAACGGTGTGCCGTTCTTCGTCATCGACGGCAAGTACGGCGTCAGCGGTGCCCAGCCCGCAGAGGCGTTCGAGAACGTCATCCGCGACGTGTGGTCGCAGCGCGGCGCCGAGCCCGCGGAGGAGGCCGCGAGCTGA
- a CDS encoding metallophosphoesterase family protein, giving the protein MPERLPLTRRTVITAGAIGAVSAALPAGAANAAPATVSGRPGHSAPRLRFRKDRTFKVVQFNDTQDDEQTDRRTVELMEKTLDQEKPDFVVINGDVITGGCETRLAVKQAINNVVQPMESRRIPWAVTYGNHDEDSLPESGVDEAGMLRIYRSYDYNLNAENARGLTGTSNTIVSIASATKQSRQAFALWLIDSGRYAPGKINGQDFAGYPTWDWLRMDQVSWYREQSQRLERREGRKVPGLMFIHIALWEHRFMWWGGVDTRTPADAARGKARHRIVGERNEDECPGPFNSGMYNAILERGDVRGVFVGHDHVNDYVGDYYGVQLGYAPGTGFGAYGLDGAERNRLRGGRIFELTENGDEVSIRTRVVYARDLGIDLTANDQPMQPLPLGPKQQRI; this is encoded by the coding sequence ATGCCAGAACGACTGCCCCTGACTCGGCGCACCGTGATCACCGCTGGAGCGATCGGCGCCGTCAGCGCCGCCCTGCCGGCCGGTGCGGCGAATGCCGCGCCGGCCACCGTGTCAGGGCGCCCGGGCCACAGCGCACCACGACTGCGCTTCCGCAAGGACAGGACGTTCAAGGTCGTCCAGTTCAACGACACGCAGGACGATGAGCAGACCGACCGGCGCACCGTGGAGCTCATGGAGAAGACCCTGGATCAGGAGAAGCCCGACTTCGTCGTCATCAACGGTGATGTGATCACGGGCGGCTGCGAGACCCGGCTCGCCGTGAAGCAGGCGATCAACAACGTCGTGCAGCCGATGGAGTCCCGGCGCATCCCGTGGGCGGTCACCTACGGCAACCACGACGAGGACTCCCTGCCGGAGTCGGGCGTCGACGAAGCGGGGATGCTCCGGATCTACCGTTCGTACGACTACAACCTGAATGCGGAGAACGCCCGCGGTCTCACCGGCACGAGCAACACCATCGTGTCGATCGCGTCCGCGACGAAGCAGAGCCGCCAGGCCTTCGCGCTCTGGCTGATCGACTCCGGTCGCTACGCGCCGGGGAAGATCAACGGCCAGGACTTCGCCGGCTATCCGACCTGGGACTGGCTGCGCATGGACCAGGTCAGCTGGTACCGCGAGCAGTCGCAGCGGCTCGAGCGGCGTGAGGGCCGCAAGGTGCCCGGTCTGATGTTCATCCACATCGCGCTCTGGGAGCACCGCTTCATGTGGTGGGGCGGCGTCGACACCCGCACCCCGGCGGATGCGGCGCGCGGCAAGGCGCGCCACCGCATCGTGGGCGAGCGCAACGAGGACGAGTGCCCCGGCCCGTTCAACTCGGGGATGTACAACGCGATCCTCGAGCGCGGCGACGTGAGGGGCGTCTTCGTCGGCCACGATCACGTCAACGACTACGTGGGCGACTACTACGGCGTGCAGCTCGGCTACGCGCCGGGCACCGGTTTCGGCGCCTACGGTCTGGACGGCGCCGAGCGCAACCGGCTCCGCGGTGGGCGCATCTTCGAGCTCACAGAGAACGGCGACGAGGTGTCGATCCGCACCCGCGTCGTGTATGCGCGTGACCTCGGCATCGACCTGACCGCGAACGACCAGCCGATGCAGCCGCTTCCGCTGGGCCCGAAGCAGCAGAGGATCTGA